TTGTTCTGCCAGTTGATGTACGAGTGGCACTACCTTCTGATGTAGAAAAGGGTGTACAGGTAAAGGTGACTGAAATACCGCAGGACGGGATTGGGTTAGATATCGGCGACGAAACGGTTAACTTATGGACGAAGATATTAAGCGAAGCGCGGACCGTAGTTTGGGCGGGTCCAATGGGGATGTTTGAAAAACCGGAGTTCAGTCGGGGAACGGTGGCGATTGCTCGAGTGTTAGCAGAGGTAACAAAACGAGGGGCGGTAACGGTTGTTGGGGGCGGTGATACGGTTGCGGCTGTAAAAATGGCGGGTGTTGAAAACATGATCAGTCACATATCTACCGGCGGTGGTGCGACATTGGAGTTTTTGGAGGGGAAGATTTTGCCCGGGGTTGCGGTACTGAGCGATAAAAAATGAGCGAGAAAACACTCCCGCCGTTGGTGGCGGGTAATTGGAAAATGTATAAAGGTGCCCGCGAGGCGGGTGAGTTCATCCGATTGCTTTCTCAAAAAGTGGGAAATGTAAAGGACCGAGAGGTAGTTGTTTTTCCGCCATTTACCTCAATCCCGACCGTTGCCCAGGTGTTACAGGAGGTTGCCAGCACGATAAGTTACGGAGCGCAGGATGTGTTCTGGGAGGCAGAGGGTGCATTTACCGGCGAGGTTTCTCCGGCATTTCTTGCTGAGCTGGGATGTCGGTATGTGATTGTTGGGCATTCGGAACGGCGTCATCTGTTGGGCGAGACTGATGAGATGTGCCGTCTTAAAGTGGCTGCGGCATTACGTTACGGGATTAGACCAATCCTCTGCTGTGGTGAGACATTACAGGAGCGCGAGGCGGGGGAAACTACCGATGTGATTAAGAAACAGTTGACCGCGGGACTTAGCGGTGTGGCGGCGGATGCAAGTTTCGACATCGCCTACGAGCCGGTCTGGGCGATTGGCACCGGGAAAAATGCCACCGGAGACCAGATTGGTGAGGTTCACAGTTTTATCCGGCGCTGGCTTGGTGAGCGGTACGAAAAGGCAACAGGTGGCATTAGAATCATTTATGGCGGAAGTGTAAAGCCGGCAAATATTGACAGTTTAATGGCGCAGCCAGAGGTTGACGGCGTGCTCGTGGGTGGCGCAAGTCTTGATTTGGAAAGTTTCGTTCGTATTGTCAACTACGGCAGGGTAAAGTGAGATGATACATTCACTCTTGACTTTACTGTTGATTCTGATAATCTACTGATAAGGAGTAAAAGAATATGTATGGAGTACTGATTTTTCTGCATCTTTTAGTCGCGGTCCTTTTGGTGCTGGTGGTTTTAATCCAACAGCCTCAGAAAGGTGGACTGGGAACGATACTCGGTGGTGGTGAGTCGATATTTGGGGGTGGTGGTGCGGCACCGTTTATGGCGAAGATAACATCGGCGCTGGCGGTGGCGTTTATGTTGACTTCACTTGGACTGGTTTTGGTTGGCGCCCGAAGAATCAAGGCGGGAGCGAATCGAACTTCGGTGAAGTCCGATAGCGAAGTAGTAAAAGTTACTCAACTGGAGAAGAAAGATGTACGCAGTAGTGAAAATAGCAGGTTTTCAATACCTTGTTAAACCAGGGGAGGTTGTAACAGTACCTCGTCTGGAAGGAGAACCGGGTAGTCCGGTGCGATTCGATGATGTTTTGATGGTCCGCACTGAAGACCAAGCAATAATTGGTAGACCCAATGTTACCAATGCTTATGTTGAGGGTAATATCATTGAGCACCGTCGGGGTGAGAAGGTGACCGTTTATAAGTTCATCCGTCGGGAGAATTACCGGCGCAAGAAAGGTCATCGACAACCGTTAACCCGGGTGAAGATTACCAAGATTGGTTATGAGAAATAAGGGATGGGCAATTGCCATAAAGTGCAGGAGGAGGTTATGAGAAAAAACTTGCTGGGATTGGTGATGCTGGGTATCTTAATTATCGGAAGTGGTACTATCAGGGCGAATTTGCTGGAAAATGGCGATTTCTCATCCTGGGTAAGTCCGACTCAGCCGGACGGTTGGATTGTTGAAGACAGTACCAAGGCAAAAATCGAGCGGTGTGCTGATACGATACATTCGGCACCTTACGCCTGCCGGATAACAAGGTTGGTGACCGGAACCGGAAACAATTACGGCTTAAAGCAGTTCATTCCAGTAACCCCGGGCACTATTTACACCCTGAGTGCCTGGTATTTTGATGATGATGTCAACGCCCGGGGCGGAATTGTGATTACTTGGTGTCGGGAAGATTCAAGTGCAATTAACAGCACAACGGTAGCATATACCGATTCTGCAATTCACACCTGGCAGCGTTTGGTTAAGACCGATACCGCTCCCGACAGCGCTGTTTTAGCCAAATGCTTGCTACGGGTGTACGGATTTACCGGGAGTCCGGCCGGTGGTGTGGTATATGTTGATGATGTGGAGTTTGACCAGGGTTCTGGGGCGGTTTCGGAAGAGGGTACGAGTGGTCAGCGCGGTGCATTACTTAATACTCTTCCGATGGGAAACGAAAAGGTCGAAATTAAGTTGACTATCGATAGAACAGTAAATGGCAGGTTAAATGTCTACAATTTGATTGGGCTTAAGTGTAGCGAAGTGTGGCGCGGTAGACTTGTTTCCGGTAGTTATAACTTCTACTGGGATGGCAGGGACGAAAATGGGAGACGGCTACCTCAGGGGGTTTACTTTGTTGTACTGGAAGGGGATGCTGTAAAAGCGCAAACGCGGAAATTTATTCTAAATCGGTAAGGGAGTTAAGGAAGTTGAATAAAGGAGTTTTAGACCAACGGGGCGGAAGAGAGCTGGAAACTTTTCCGCCAGTTTTAAAGTTAAGAAACCAGAAAGAGAGGGTGAGAAAATATGAAGGCTAAAAAGGAGAAAGGTATGGCACTCACTGCAATCCAAAAGATCGAAAAACT
The nucleotide sequence above comes from candidate division WOR-3 bacterium. Encoded proteins:
- the secG gene encoding preprotein translocase subunit SecG, with translation MYGVLIFLHLLVAVLLVLVVLIQQPQKGGLGTILGGGESIFGGGGAAPFMAKITSALAVAFMLTSLGLVLVGARRIKAGANRTSVKSDSEVVKVTQLEKKDVRSSENSRFSIPC
- a CDS encoding triose-phosphate isomerase gives rise to the protein MSEKTLPPLVAGNWKMYKGAREAGEFIRLLSQKVGNVKDREVVVFPPFTSIPTVAQVLQEVASTISYGAQDVFWEAEGAFTGEVSPAFLAELGCRYVIVGHSERRHLLGETDEMCRLKVAAALRYGIRPILCCGETLQEREAGETTDVIKKQLTAGLSGVAADASFDIAYEPVWAIGTGKNATGDQIGEVHSFIRRWLGERYEKATGGIRIIYGGSVKPANIDSLMAQPEVDGVLVGGASLDLESFVRIVNYGRVK
- the rplU gene encoding 50S ribosomal protein L21; translation: MKIAGFQYLVKPGEVVTVPRLEGEPGSPVRFDDVLMVRTEDQAIIGRPNVTNAYVEGNIIEHRRGEKVTVYKFIRRENYRRKKGHRQPLTRVKITKIGYEK